Genomic DNA from Oncorhynchus tshawytscha isolate Ot180627B linkage group LG04, Otsh_v2.0, whole genome shotgun sequence:
CCTCCCATCCATTTTGTGGGCACAGGAGTCAAAGTTGAAACCAACTATGAGCTTCAATACGATCACAAAGTGTGAAGAATAGTTTGCTGGGCTTGGAGTTTTGTTGAAAACTAGTGTAAGCACATCCAACTTTCAGGTGCAGGGGTGCGTAAAGTATAGtcctgaaaaataaataaatacccgcACAATGTTGGACACTCCTGTTGTTAGTTGTCGTGAGGTTTTGTCTCACAATACATGGGATAGATCACTTTTTCAAATTTGTAGTCGAAAAATAAGCTTTAAAATAAGTTAACAAACTTTTTAAAAGATGTCTGAACATCTCATTGAACACGCTCATTGAAGGAACATTAGGTGACAATAGAGGAGAGATAAGGTGATAGTTTGGTTACTCCTTGGCTTTTTGTCCAGGCACTGGTTTGGGTCCTGGGTCCTTTAACTAACCTCAGTGAATGGGCTGTCAGCCCTCCAGGGGACATAAGagatatttttattttcattatgGAGAGGGACATGCAAGGACAAACATGTCCATAGCACTTCTAACTCATGTGTAAATGCTCTGTAAATGTTTTGTACATGTTGCTGTGGCTGTTGTACAATATAtcaatatataaaataaaaggGAGGTCTATGTATGTCTGAGGACTCTGACACAGAAATGACAGTAGCCTAATACTGAGAATTGTGCCAATGTGATCCAACAAAACCTAATGTacagtattttttaaatattttcctaTACTGTAGCATACAGCTTTGTGAATCATAGACTATGGTTATAATTCAAATAGGTTTTTATTTCCCCTCAATCTGTTGGTGAGTAGGCTACTCGTATGCTAAAGAGGAGTCCAAGCACATGTTTTCTGCAATAATGCTGATATTGTAGTTTTACTTGAGGGGACTTATCTTCCAGCAGTCTCACTTTATTTAGTGTCCTTTAATGCATGCAGCTCTTCCACTGATGATGTACAAAAATACATTCTGTGAAattgatgaaagagagagagtgcgagataGAGAGATTATAAATTGTGTCACAGTGGTGAGTATTTGGATGCAAATGCAAATCTGTATTCTTCAATATGAATAGGATCATGTCTGGCATGCATTATTAAATAAACACATGAATGCATAACCATGGTGTCCCCGTTGTAGGCTATTTTTCAATGTGTTATGAAATGGGTGCATCATGTTTGAACTTTCGTTAACACCAGAGCAACCATGCTCAGTCAATGGAGGAAAATTCTCTGCAGTCTAAGGGCATTTTCACACATAGTTCGGAGCTATAGTTTGAATCGGAATTAGATTATTTGTTACACTGTATTTTAATTTTGGGGGGGTCTGGTTGGTTTCACAATGCCAAATGTCAAACGAACTTAAATGCCTTAACAAAACCACATGTTCATGCAAGTAATTTGTTTATTGGAGAAAAATGCTCACATTAAATCCATCTATGATTATCAAAGAGCATAACTTGTGTCCCAAACTTCATATTAGGCTACTTTTGCTTTGGTCTTTCAACAACATGTGGGAGGAAACAATAGCAGCTTTAAGTGCAATGTGAACTGTCTTTattcggcagggtagcctagtggttagagtgttggactagtaattggaaggttgcaagttcaaacccctgagctgacaaggtacaaatctgtcattctgcccctgaacaggcagttaaaccacagttcctaggctgtcattgaaaataagaatttgttcttaactgacttgcctagttatattaaaataaaattcagtagcctatatatacagtggtgattttagcatgtaaatcttggtggggcaaactcatttattttttatttttatgcatgccagcaaagccactacacaacacaataccaaacaaaacatttattccacTATAACAGTGACTATAaatgtgcccacaaactgttagggcctacataaagctgtcccaacagcagagctttcttttcagcaacATGGAGCCTtatctggcagtgaaacagttcattcagccttatttactgccttaaaaaaacaattgctgatatggctgacttgtttaaacaaatgttgcttctactgacaattgagatgtataaACTATGTCATAAAGGAACGAttagtggataagaggcaatccgtaatttcaattAAAACAAACATTAATGAGCGTGCTaagacggacatagtcaatataactatttgttcagcacacgggccactaacagcttactacacaacatacacttagtattactttctttgctacagtatacatacagtgtgttaggaaagtatttagaccactttacttttttcacattttgttatgttacagcaggTTATCATCAATGATCTCTTggtactttgctccattcctctttccctcgatcctgactcgtctcccagtccctgctgctgaaaaacatccccacagcatgaggctgccaccagcctgtcatcagaccagagaatcttgtttctcttggtctttgtgtcctttaggtgccttttggcaaactccaagcgggctgtcatgtgccttttactgaggagaggcttcggtcttgccagtctaccataaaagcctgattggtggagtgctgtagagatggttgtccttctggaaggttctcccagctccacagaggaactctggagctctgtgaccatcgggttcttggtcacctctctgaccaaaacccttctcccccaattgctcagtttggccgggtggccagctctaggaagagtcttgatggttccaaacttcttccatttaagaatgatggaggccactgtgttcttggggaccttcaacactgCAAAAATGTTtagctacccttccccagatctgtgcctctccacaatcctgtctctgagctctacagacaattccttcgacctcatggcttggtttttgctctgacatgcactgtcaacggtgggaccaattcaatcaattgaatttaccacaggtagactccaatcaagttgtagaaacatctcaaggatgatcaatggagacaggatgcacctgagctcaatatctaGTCTCAAatttcccatagggcggcgcacaattggcccagcgttgctCGATTAGGTCGTCATTTTttaattaaaacctctttgggctagggggcagtcttttcacgtccggatgaaaagcgtgcccaaagtaaactgcctttttctcaggcccaaaagctaggatatgcatataaatggtagattgagatagaaaacactctaaagtttctaaaacttatttggcaggcgaaaccccgagtacaaaccatccaggaaagaGAAATGTTGAGATCACTGTGTTTTCAATAGGGAACTAGATTTATGAGGCACCTGGTTGCAGtttctatggcttccactagatgtcaacagtcttttgaaattggttgatgtttttcctttgagaaataaAGAAGTAGCCCTTTCCTTTCTGAATGTCAAGCCAAGTGTACTTTTATGTTTGGTGTGAGCGACCTGGAACTCGCTCCACTTTcattttatccgctattgaacactTTCTTAAATTGTATCGATTATCTAAGgttaaaatacctaaagttggattaggaaagttgtttgcaatgtttggaccaagtttacaggtaacttattagatactttgtagtcatgttgggcgagttggaaccggtgtattttctgaatcaaacgcaccaaataaattgagattttggggatataacaaagaaatttatcgaacaaaaggaccatttgtgatgtttctgggacatattggagtgctaacagaggaagatcttcaaaggtaaggcatgaattatttCTGACTTTAGTGTCGCACCGCCCGGGTTGAAAAATGTTTGTCATGCATTTGTATGCGGGGTGCCTTcatcagataatcgcatggtttgctttcgccgtaaagcctttttgaaatctgacatggtggctggattaacaagaagttaagctttatttttatttattacacttgtgatttcatgaaagttaaatatttataataatttaatttgaatttggcgctctgccatttcaccggatgttgtcaaatcgatcccgctaaagggatttgatccctaagaagttttaactgacttgcctagttaaataaaacaatattgtaaaaaattccacaaattatgcagcagcatataagccatttttggactcaccttgttgtgctgtgctcacttgaacaagaAGGTGGCGAAgtggtccttcttgtgggcaaattttttCATAAAACTTTGTCAACGAAGTCTTGCATTCTCTGTatgtatggtgctttcaagacatctgggaactctgaaaaaagcAAGGTTGAATTATGACGTCAgcgatcttcaggtcagagctctagaaagaggccagagttcccgacttggagttggatgaccattcaaaatgtattttcccagtctgagcttgtttttttcagagttcccagttgtcttaaacTTACTGGAGTCTGAGATTTCtcagttctgagtttccagttgttttgaacacggcagAAGTCAtgttggattgacagcatggccaatgtattcaaccttttctggcccatagtgttgcatgtgaatgtttttCCTTTTAAGCTtgaaaaagagacccttaaaaccAGACtaggaccacacaccctctccaccgaatagcaggggaagcaaaatagtgattgctttgcaacgatTGCAGTTAgacactgattccttccaaaccaccaattgttgaatttgcgatttccaacttgttgtgtaatgtttatgtccaatgccCGATGAGCACCGAcaagttttatctataatttctcttcattatttatcttcatatgacaaggattaaaaatgatttgccagtagattgtcgacgtgaTCCATAAGGACAACTTCTtgtctagctaagattttgaaagtatgttgttgacatgatcagtccaatcaaagctacagtagacttgatttgacgtcattttatttatggccaatgaccttgagccttcttggatgggcacatcTAATGTACATCTATGGTAGCGCCCAAGGGTGCATGAActttctagctctccctgtagattttgcggtgatgtagtgtccccatgagtgacagaacactgagccaataacggcgcaactagagaagattaccaacccctatgctcTGTATTTTCCAATGGCTGCCCTTCCACCCCAGAAAGCACTGCGCTAGGCTAAAACAGCTGCATTTtgaagctgccttactcaagaaggCAAAAAAATatactgtttgtatgtggcttatTAACTCAATGtttttttagttgttttttttgtttgcaaactgatatgtgacacgtattaatgccaaaataacatgcaaaacaagcAACAAACATAaaagaaaatatatacagtgcattcggaaagtgttcagactttttcaacattttgttacattacagccttattctaaaatgtattaaattgttgtttttcccctcatcaatctacacacaataaatagcccataatgacaaagccaaatcATTTTTTTTCCATTGTTgtaaatttataaaaaattaaaagctgaaatatcacatttacatgcatgccaatagagagaaatagtaatggcgtctttttgtaggcactaactctgCCATGGTTCGTTGAACAAAGCCTATGAAGTAAAATCAATGGCGTTTTTGTAGGGGGGTTTGATAATCGACGAAAATAAGGTATGTGGTAAACACGGGAAGTTTatgagatcttatacgttttgttaaATGAGACAATATTCATCAACTAACGTCACTTTTTGTACATTTTGAATAATTGATGTAATGATAAAAAAcacaaaggcttcataattcataaaggtcatgttaactgactgctaTTATCTCGTACAACAAAAACGTATAAGATCTACTGAGACCGTATTTTCGGTGTTTAGCCTATTCCATaaccctattctttccccattCATTTTCCTATAAGGATGACTGAACGAACCAGATACGTTTTTTCTGGGTATTAGGACTACAAACTGGGGAGCTCTATAGCTGTAGCCTAATCTTCGAGGAACTTGGCCCTCTTAACTGCAATGGCGCACGAGTTCATACTCAGTTCACGGAAGAGAACATTCTGTTCTACAGTCGCACGTGGATACACACAGGGAGGCGGTGTTGGTTAGAATAACATGTTAGAGCGTACCAACGTGATATGCTGTCGGTAAGGGGTGTAGCGGCAATAACAGACATCCAATGACGTGTTTATGGGCAATGGAGAATTCCAGTGCAGACTGTAGATTCAGGCGACAGCCTATGGTCACGACGTCTTCCCACACTCGTATAGCCTATATCCTGCTATAGGCTATACTAGGCCACCAGACATGGGTGTGTTGGGGGGGCTATAATTTAATTCTGATATTAGGCTAGGTCCTAGGCATAGTCTAACCGGGTTGGGGTAGAATAGAATAAGCCTCAAGCCTAATTAAACCAGGCACGTGGCTATCACGGTGGGGATTGTAGCAACATATTCTCTCCTGACAAGTGGCAACACTGTTTATTTTTTCTTCGAACTGTGTCCTGGTGAGCTCGGAGAAAGGGGTTTACATTTGGAGAGGCTCTTGTTACAAGCAGCCTCATTGGCTGatttctccaccctctcaggaCCTGGACTTCAGGCTATGTATGCATTTGCAGATGGGTATGCCATAGTTGTAACAGAGAAATGTATTATCAGAAACTCAAGTAGAGCAACATTGTTTTAAATTAGTGAGTTCCCTTGAGAGTAAAATGACAAACCACTGAAACATCATGAAGACTCGCTGTGGTTATAATAGGCTATGCAAGGTTAGTAGattcacatgtagcctatagcttgTGTTGGTAAATTAAAATAGAATGATTATTAGGCTATAcgctgagtgaacaaaacattaggtacatcttcctaatattgaattgcacctCCTTTTGCTATAAGGGATCAGTCTCTCATGGAAAGAGAAtgtgttccaaatgttttgtacactcagtgtataaccctGAGCTAAGAAAATAACCCCAAAAGTTCAAAGTAGGCTACAGTTCGGGATTTGGGAAGCTGTTCAATAGTATTGTAGTGACCTTAACACAACACCTAGTGACCTCGTCAAGAGGTTCGGGCcttaaggtgttggcttgacagtaGCTTGATAGTAGCTGGACCAATCAAGTCCTAATTGGGGCTACACCTCGAATTCGCTACAGTATTTATAATTCTTTAAATTTTCCCaatgattcttgaagaatgtaatccataaatgcctcatgagtttagcATAAAACAGGGTCAGAACTATGTCGACGTCATGGATCTAGTCAGTACTTGCATCTTGAGCGCTGGATATTCCCAAATAAATGTAACTTTTTAATTGTCATGTGAGGCTATAGGCTACGCTGGAGAGCAACACACTTACATTTAACGGGAAAAAAATATCGTTTTTCTCAAAGAGACGTGTTCGGTGCTGAAGAAATGTGTTACGGAAATGAGCTAGAGGAATTGTGTTGCAATGCGCCTTGTCTTAACCCTTGAAAAAGAACACTCGCGCAGTCTGGTCAACAATGATGTGTGGCATGGCAGAAACAGTCCCCCTTTTCATATTGTTCATCCGGTGATTGGCCGACCATCCCTTCCATCAATGAATATGAACGAGCTATTCCAAGTTGTGTGTACAAAAAATACGTCACCTCTACTCGTAGCCAATTGCAGCCCTGTTTTATTATGACACCCTGGGATTCCGCGAATTTGTTTCTTGGAGTTGGGAACAGCTTCATGCTGTAAAATAGGACAAGTTGACGCATTTgcgaggagagaaagaagacagCAGAACCTACAACACTATTCCAGGACCGTATTAATTATTTACAGGCTACAGAGGAGTAAATCAAACATCAAGATAACGATCTAGTTAGTAGCCTAGTTACAAAAGAGCGTTTATTTGATCCGTTTCTGTAAAATAGTATTATTTTGAGACACAAAGACGACACATGTGAAACTGAAAACCACATGTTTCCTAAAATCCCTGTGGTGTGAAGATAACCCACCTGATAAATTACAAGGAGAGTCCATTTATCAAAGGCAAAAATATCAGCATCCGTTAAGGGAACATATTTTTGTCAccggttaaataaataaaggcttCGGCAATGTCGGAGGTTGATCTCGCTGCTGAGTGTTTAGTCTCCATCGCTAACCGCCGGCCACCGGAGGACCGCTGTCCCGATGCCAAACCGAAAGAAGACATGTCGAAAGACAACCAAGAAAACAGGACTTTGTTAATGGTGGCGATGATTTTGCTCGACCTGAACAACTGTAACCAGATAACACGCAGTGAGACATGTGGTGGGGGTAGTAGATGTCTGGGCCAAAGTGATGCCAACAGCATGGTTAACGGATCCCTGTGCGGTCACAGGGTGAGCGGGGACACAGCAAGGGCGCAACCTATCTCGACAGAAAAGCAGTCACGGAACAAGAAGGCTGTGATTGTGCATGTGTCCTCAGAGAAGAGACATTGTTGCCCGTTCAGCGGCTGTGGGAAGATGTATGGCAAGTCTTCCCACCTTAAAGCCCACCTTAGAGTGCACACTGGTAAGTGTTGTAAAGGTTAGGctacatagatacatacatacatagaagTAAACTAGATAGTCTATACTGGTATATAGCCTAGCTCTGTATGCCCACACTGGCGCAGAGATTATTGAGAACATAACTTTGACCAGTCAGTTTTTCAGTAGAACATTGCAAAATGATATGGCTCTCATAGTTTGTACTAAAGCCAATTCGATTTAGTGTATTCTAGAATCTAGATAACCATCGTGCCTAGCTCTGTAGTATGTGTGCGTGTTGTACATAACTCAACTTATACATGAACTGTCTTCCTGTGTGTTTTTAATGCGGAGGTGTGTCCATGGGCAGAGAGGTGTGTGCGCAAAGGGCGGCGTGATTCTTGTTGACACCATAGAGAATCATAGAGGCCTCTAGTGACCAAAAGGCAGTATTAGCATTGGCAGCgcaattgagggcttccaccactTTAaccaactgggtgggacttccgacttcattggctgatccctccggATGACCCTGTTGGTGTCATGTCCAAACAGGTcgtcaggagggatcagccaatcatGACGAACAAAatgtactacttcaaaatggagattgccTCAATGGAGCTGTGCATGTTGTCACAGATGCTATAATGGCAcggatacaaagatgagtcctcaaTCTCTCACAATGGTTGACACAAATTGTTGAGCAAGAAATGAGAACAGTGTGCATAGTAGTACAGAAACTGACTTCCTAGACACGTAGATACGGCACATAGAGTGGAGGTgttataatacccataaaacctagtggtttTGGGACTTTCAGGGACTTGTAGTCTTGCATGTTTACTTTGATGCTAATTTGCATTTTTGAATATGACAGTAAATAAATAGAGCTGAATATATTGAtcaaagtcaccttgtcctagagagatttacacggttatcgaAATGTAACGTAAGCcaacacgaaacacagcccttattttaagtgtttctaaaatcccctatgggaaagaTGAaaggtggaaaaacgattggaactaTTTCcatgtttgactgctaggttttatgggtattatgactcatactgtggtactctattcaAAATTCTACTAGGCTGCATAGGCCTTGTTCACGTACTAGTCAGAATTAGGAAACTCTGAGATTCCTGACTTGCTAATTGGTTGTAGTTCTATACGTGCCGCATTCAACCATTTACAAGTCGGGAATTTCAGAGTTCCGACTAGATTGTGAACGCGTCATTATAGACGGGTTGGTCGACAACGTCACAAAAATGATGCGCGCTCATGGATGTGTCCGGAAGACGTACGTTGTTATGATTGTGAATGGTccgatagctagcaacaatgacaagaagctgtcCTGCGGAATCGTAGGTGATCGTTTCAGCTCTTTGTATCTTGTTATTGATACcttgtcttgttttgaggtgttttgactagctagctagcatttcatttgtacatttgatttattttcatattaatataaattgtatttgtcacatgcgccgaatacaacaaccttaccttgaaatgcttaacGTTACTTGCAGAGTTTTAAAAAAGTAAGTAAGAAAAATGAATAAACTAAAGTAGTaacaaaatagtaacacaataacgaggatatatacaaggggtaccagtaccgagtcaatgtgcagaggtacagtttagtcgaggtaattgcggtaatatgtgcatgtaggtaggggtaaagtgactatatagATAATACCAACAACTGTAGCAATGTATTAGAGGCAACAGGTACTCAttgttcaaatgtatttatgttatcaataaacatttggagaaGAAATATAGTTTGCATGTTGTCAACGGTCTAAGTAAACCCTGTCtattttgccccatagttgcgcacACGTCAGTTTTGTTGCTAATCAACCAGCCTGTCTATAGCGCACCATTTCAACCAAGTGTTAAGGACCTGTTACCTATGTTTAATGTGCAGCCTGGATATATTATTGTAATAAACCCATTCAAGCCCACATATTGTCCTTGGTATCCATGCAACACCCCTTCCTCTTACATCACATATTTCACTACACTCATATTTTTGTTTCTAGACAGGCTACCTGGTCATGAAGGAATTCAACACTTGAATGAATTAGGCCCATTTGTAGTACAAATGCTATTGATCAGTCAGTATAATAATGAGCATGTAGAATCCCCTTAAGATAATTTTATACAAATCTTATAATGTTCCTGACATATCTATAATTTCGTATAAATGTTGATACATAGAGAACATATTATTGTTATATAGCCTTGTTATAAGAATTCAATATTATAACAGCTCTTGAGTGCTTAATGGTAAGTGATGTCTCATAACCTGAATTTTCACTCAATTGCACACCTGTAGAGATGGAATGTTAGCCAATTTGATTTATTATGAAAAATGTTGACCTTCATTCTGTCATTGAGAACTCCTCAGAATGACTCCACTTattccctcttccttctctttgtCCTCTTGGTGGCTATGATTCTTCAGGTGAGAGGCCATTCCAGTGTACCTGGCCAGACTGCACTAAGAGGTTTTCGCGTTCAGACGAGTTGACACGCCACTACCGAACACATACGGGGGAGAAGCGCTTCACCTGCCCGCTATGTGACAAGTGTTTCATGAGGAGTGATCATCTGACCAAACACGCCCGCCGCCACGCAGGCTTTCACCCCAGCATGCTTCAGGGCCCCACAGTCAGAAGAAGCCGCTCCTccgcctccttctcctcctgcgaCTCTGGAGACCAGAGCCCTACTGAGgtgtgagacacacacacgcacaaccaaAATACACTACAGGGAGGTGAAAGTAGGCTAGTTACTTTATTTACCCAATAAACAAACACACTTTTTTGGGGGGCAAAATGTTATGAAAATGTTTTGTCTACTATTGGCCCAGTGCCCTATTGAACAGTGCCCTGTTGGTTTTGTTTGGTAATAACTGGTCTCTAGTGACCCCTAGTGGTGTGAGCAATATTATCACTGGAATGAGAAAAGCGGTATAAATCGTAGAACCATTCACCTTTTCGCTTAATATTTAATTTACTCATTCTACAAGGAATACTGTACATCAAGTAGCAATGTAATAATATATGTGAAATatgtcatatttttttattttgacattttgtttttacactacCAGACAATGAGAGGCCTTATATATTAAAGTGCTCCATAATGTAATGGTATAAATCACCttggtagttgtgtgtgtgtgtgctagtagTTGATAATGAATTGCCTAAATTATGGTTATGTTATAACACAAAGCAGTGCAGTGAAATTTGTGTTCCAAGTCACAGACGGGTTACTTGTACAACTGAGATAGGTGTCAAATTGCCAACTGAAACTATCCAAATAGAATGTAAAGTTGTGTGTTGCAGCTTAGATTACTATTACAACATTTGCAGTATTGCAACATTTTTTGAACTTTgtacattatttttttattgttatgGTGGATTGTGTAATACTTCGTGCCTTTCAGATTGAATTCATGCTCAGTATTCTTGGACGTTTTGAAGTTGTTCTAATTTTCTGAAAGTCTGAAGCTCCATCTGTCAACCTGTGGATAACTAATTTATGATAGTATTGCTCACTGTAAATACCTGTGTAGTTAATTATGTCAGATATTTTTAACATTAAAACAATTCTTTGTACATCAGTATGATCTATGTGAGGTTGCGTCATTTTATAGGGAGCCAAGATGGTGTCATCATTTTGTAGGCCAAATTTCATCCATTCTTTTTTCCCCATATGCATTTTTTTATGTAGCTAAATACATTCCAGTCAGCATGTAGGCTTACTTATTTCAACAATGTATTCCATTACATGTTCATTGTTAGATTGCTAATGAACTTAGTACGCTTACTTATTTCAACAGTGTATTCCATTACATGTTCATTGTTAGATTTCTAATGAACTTATTACCTGCCGTCACCCTGTGAGAGAGTTTTTGCTACATTATCAATGCACCTGGCTACAGAAATGCATTTAGAAAAATTCCCCAGTATGCAGTAGACACCCCAAGCAGGTTCAGTTGGCTTTGTGTTTATTGATGTTATACACTACACAGGACAGTAACATTGTTAAATACTAGAATGTAAGTGTCTACATGAGAACACAATAGTAAAATAAATCATAATAATCACCTGTCTAACTGAAAAAAATTAAATGCGTACATTCATACTGCAAATCCCTTTAAAATACATTAGGTCATGAGACTGGCAATAAATACACACATTTTGTTTGAATATTCTTTACTTTAAGGCATACTCTAATCGCAAATCAACTCTGAGTTGGTCGAGTGAAGGACTCAGTGAGGGATTAGTACTCAAAGTTAATGATACTTATGATCCTTTGATCACTTTCCAACCAATCACGAGAGGAAAATAAACTGCATCCCACCCCCTGCTGCGTGTCTGCTCTATTGACACTATTTAGAATGATTGTGCCAATCAAGATAGCAGGAGTGGTTAGTTAGACACATTGTGGGAGGGGCATGGTAGGATGTCTAAAAAAGCTATCTAAAGTTGGCTTATACTTTTACTTAACAAAACCACTTGTTCCCTTTGGCCTCTACTGGGGTGAATTGTGTAAGCAAACTGGAAAAGTATTGTGTTGTAGAATGAGTCCAATGATACAGAGTGCTGTATCATCCTCTTGAATAAGGGTCATCGCAGGTTAGCAATCACCTTAATCACC
This window encodes:
- the klf9 gene encoding Krueppel-like factor 9, with amino-acid sequence MSEVDLAAECLVSIANRRPPEDRCPDAKPKEDMSKDNQENRTLLMVAMILLDLNNCNQITRSETCGGGSRCLGQSDANSMVNGSLCGHRVSGDTARAQPISTEKQSRNKKAVIVHVSSEKRHCCPFSGCGKMYGKSSHLKAHLRVHTGERPFQCTWPDCTKRFSRSDELTRHYRTHTGEKRFTCPLCDKCFMRSDHLTKHARRHAGFHPSMLQGPTVRRSRSSASFSSCDSGDQSPTEV